In the genome of Cynocephalus volans isolate mCynVol1 chromosome 10, mCynVol1.pri, whole genome shotgun sequence, the window AGACAGACTATTTTAGAGTTTCTgtccattttattgttattactcatacctttcattacagaaatattaatgtatttgatTAATGCACCTCAGATCTCCTCTGgggttttatttaatatacatatatgtaccatattatctttctaaaatctgaaatattttgaattacaaaACATAACTGGCTCCAAGGATTTTAGATAAGGGTCTGTGGACCTCTATTATTACCTTCATTGTACAGAAGCGGAAACAGGCATAGAGAAATCAAGTAACGTGCCCAGAGGCACTCAGCTAAATGGGCTGCAGCTAATGTatgaacccaggtagtctgggTATAGAGTGCTTGCTTTTAACCACTGTGCTGTACTGCCTCTCAATGTAGATTAAAAGCAgggcaggggccggcccatggctcactcgggagagagtggtgctgacgacaccaaggccaagggttcggatccctgtatagggatggccggttagctcactgggagagtgtggtgctgacaacaccaagtcaagggttaaaatccccttaccggtcatcttttaaaaataaaaggcagggcACCTATGCTACAAAAAAGTACTTTCAGGTGCTATAAGGAGAATCAAGGGTGGCTATTCTGAGGTCAGGACCCTCATCACATGGTCCTATCCCACTCTGACCCCCCCCATGTCTGTCTGTACAGGGAGAGAAGATCCACGAAGACATTTTTGACATCATAGATCGGGAGGCAGATGGTAGTGACAGTCTAGAGGTAAGTGTCCCAGGAATGCTGGTGGGAGCCGACATAGGGAAGTCTTGGCAACACCCTTTAGAAGCTATCTATTCAGCACAAGACCCACCCATGTACCCTTTGCACTGTACAGAAGCTACTGGGCCTTGCTGGAGACAAGGCAGAGTCTCCTAAGCTGTACATGTAAAAGGACCGTAGGGGAAGGAAGGGCTCAGTAAGATAGGAGTCCAAGAAATTGTGGGgtgaagggccagcctgtggctcacttggtagagtgtggcgctgataacaccaaggctgcgggttccgATCCCtaatagggatggttggttagctcacttgggagagcatggtgttgacaacaccaagtcaagggttaagatccccttaccagtcagtcatctttaaagaaaaaagaaattgtgggGGGTGAGTCCAGTTTGAAATTCTGCTACTAGATACCTGGACACTGTTGCCCATTCTCCATGCAGGGCTTTGTGCTGTGTCACTCCATCGCTGGGGGGACAggctctggcctgggctcctATCTCTTAGAACGGCTGAATGACAGGAAAGTCTGTGTTTGGGGGACTAGGAGGAGACATGTCCTCCAACTTGGTTTCCCAAGTGACTGGGAGGCCCTGCAGATAAACATCCCTATGTGCTGGAGTAGGAAAGAGCCCTTCTAGTCTCTCCTATAGTGAAGAAAGTGAAGTTACAACAACTGAGAACCCAATCACACTCCTAGTGGTGGGAATTGGAGCCTAGGATCTGGGCCAGGTACGAAGGTCCAGGGAGTGTGGCCAGATTAGGAGCTGGAACTCTAGATCCTAAGATgtctctctgcccttctccctTGGGGGTTACAGAGTTCCAAAAGTCAAGTTTCCCTTCTCTACTGATCCTGTGACCCACCCAATTTCCCCTTCCAGATTTAGCTGCTTTCCAGACAGGTGTTGGGGAACCTCATGTTCACCAAGCTCCAGTCTGTTGCCCTGATCTTTttctcccaacccccaccagGTACCCCAAGAAGCTGGTGCAGACGTACTCAGTGTTTCCCAACCAGGATGAGATGAGCGACGTGGTGGTACAACCTTACAACTCACTCCTCACGCTCAAGAGGCTGACCCAGAACGCAGACTGTGTGGTGAGTCCTGGATTCTACCTTTCCCCACTCCCAGTGTCCCTGTCGACTTATTCATCTTCATGCATTTAAAAAGCCCATTCTGAGCCCTCCTTTGCCAGAGGCCTGTGCAAGTCCCTTTTAGATGGGACGCTCTGGCCATGACGCTCAAAGGAAATTAAGCTTCAGAGCCTAAGTTCAGGCGGGTTTCCTATTTTCACTGTTCCCATAAATCTGCCACCCTCTTTTGTCCCCCCAGGTGGTGCTGGACAACACAGCCCTGAACCGGATCGCCACAGACCGCCTGCACATCCAGAACCCGTCCTTCTCCCAGATCAACCAGCTGGTGAGCACCCACTACCCACTCCTGGACTCCTTTGGACTGGACACCCTCCTTGCTGGAGGGCCATCTGGGGAAGGGAGGCTCATCCAGGCCAAACCCTATGAAGTGACACCCCTGCCCCCAGGTGTCCACCTTCATGTCGGCCAGCACGACCACCCTGCGCTACCCTGGCTACATGAACAACAACCTCATCGGCCTCATTGCCTCGCTCATTCCCACACCCCGGCTCCACTTCCTCATGACCGGCTACACCCCCCTCACCACGGACCAGTCAGTAAGAGCAACCCTCAGTGGACCTGGCAGGCCCCAACCtagtctctctcttccccccactaCCCCAGGAGCTGCCCTCTGCAGCTCCCAGAGGCTCTGCGCTCAGGCACAGATCTACAGCTTTCTTGCTGACATGCTCTCTGTCTTCCCATCTTCCTGTCTTCCCTCTGCCTTTGGCTCCTGCAGGGCTTGGGTTGTATGGAGTTGGGTTTTGCTAGTGCACAAGGGCACGAGTTTGCTGAGCGGAGGAGGGCTAAGACCGTAATCCTGTGGCAGAGACTCAGTACAGACCTGAATCTAAAGACATTCCCCACAGAGACCCTCCTACCCCGAGTCTGACGGAAACATGTGTTGACCGCTGTTCTCTGTCCATGAATCAATGGACTGTGCCCTGAGTGCTGGCCTGGTCCCTGTGACCCACTGTCCCATCAGGTGGCTAGCGTAAGGAAGACCACGGTCCTAGATGTCATGAGGCGGCTGCTACAGCCCAAGAACGTGATGGTGTCCACAGGCCGGGACCGCCAGACCAACCACTGCTACATTGCCAACCTCAACATCATCCAGGGAGAGGTGGACCCCACCCAGGTGGGTGAGGCCCCTCAGTTCTACCCCCTGAACCTGCAGGGCTAGAGGAGAGGCTACCATCACCACTCCTGTGCCCACCCCAGGTCCACAAGAGCCTGCAGAGGATCCGGGAACGGAAGTTGGCCAATTTCATCCCCTGGGGCCCAGCCAGCATCCAGGTGGCCCTGTCCAGGAAGTCTCCCTACCTGCCCTCAGCCCACCGTGTTAGCGGTCTGATGATGGCCAACCACACCAGCATCTCCTCGGTGAGTCTCGTAGTTTGcaccttttttcccctaattGGTTTCCTGATTGTGACTCACCTCTCTCCATCCCAGTTGCCCCTGCTTCCAGCTTTTTTGCTGTAGTACAGCCCAGCCTTGATTTCCTGGCTCTCTGGGCCACattgtttctcaaaattctttgtcGCCCTTGCTTTCTGTTTACCCCAAGCTCTTTGAAAGGACCTGTCGTCAGTACGACAAGCTGAGGAAGCGGGAGGCATTCCTGGAGCAGTTCCGCAAGGAGGACATGTTCAAGGACAACTTTAATGAGATGGACACGTCCAGGGAGATTGTGCAGCAACTCATTGATGAGTACCATGCAGCCACACGGCCAGACTACATCTCCTGGGGCACCCAGGAGCAGTGAGTCCCCCAGGACAAGGACCTTCATCTGCCTTATTGGTTGGGCCAGGCCCCATCTGACTGACCACCCCCTCAGAGCACAGATCAGGGACCTCACACGTCTCTTTctcatacacacatgtacacacattctCTGTTGGCCTGGGGACATGTTTACTTCTCCTCTTATGAGACTATCTTTAATAAAGCAGTGGACATAAATGAAGTCACTGGTCTCTTTGAAGGCTTTAGAAACCGGGCAAGGGGATGCCTGTTCTTTTCCCATCACTCTGATGGAGTCCCTCCCCATTTCTAGCATCTTCAACTCTGAGCAAATGGTCTCCCCcagattttccttctgcctaattttggagaacacaggtggggtttgtCCTACCTGAAATTCCTTTCCAGGGTGAATAGGCCCACAGATATTACCTTGTTCTCTGTCTGGCCCCCTTTGGATCCCAGTTGCCTCTCACAAGTCACTATATTAGGTGAACATTCCACCCGTTTCATGTTCCCACATCAGAGAGTCCTGTTGATTACAAAACCTGTGGGCCTGAGGCCACCACCCCTACCACTAGGCCCTGGGCAAGCAATGGAATCAGACCGGCTACCTTTAAGCTTCTTGCAAACAGGGTGGTGCTGGAAAGACAGTCCAGGAGATCCACTAGTTTCAGGCAGCTGGAGTCTAGGAACATCAAGTCAAGaggacaaatttattcttttattttattgtttccatataatgtatgtttgtttgtttgtttatttatttatgattctttgaaaagaataacaaagtttgcaaacctttatctagactgaccaagaaaaaaagagagaagacagaaattactaagatcagaaataaaagcaagcggctggcccgtggctcactcgggagagtgcggtgctgataacaccaaggccatgggttcggatcctatatgtagggatggccggttcgctcacgggctgagcgtggtgctgacaacaccaagtcaagggttaagatccccttaccggtcatcttaaaaaaaaaaagaaagagagaaagaaaagcaggggcgtggtagagcagttgcttctattatgctggagtgggctttgaggagagaaatgtcctcctctttttctggtttttgctggtgactctccttgtgtcactgcagttgagtgtctggtgggctgcctgcatggtggctctgGCTACTGTtgtgttgagccacttttgcagcagccgtggctgtggtgggccgtccatgtggaagtggtgtttttggcatgctccttgcctgcttccaggcggGGAATGCTGCCCTCTGTTCCTGCCTAGTGTCCcgggtgtgctctgtttcttcaaGAGGCCAAATTGAAAACCTGGACTGCAAGCAGGGTCAAAAGTTTTTCCACAGCTAAGGCACCATATTTCTGTTCTCAGATGGTCTCCAGTTATTTAAAGGACAGCGACTTCCACTTCTGGTCAAAGACTGTAGGGAAGTACTTGATTTAGGAGCCTAAATCTTCAGGATCGAAAGGGCAAAGCAGCTTCTTCTTAGTCTGTGGTGGATTGTCCGGGCCCCATTAGGGTCTTATATACCCTAAAGGTGAGGATTACAGTGATGGCTAATATGCATGCATACACTGTGATAAGTACATTCttttgtttaatcctcatgacaaccttaCGAAGTGGTAGACAttattattaatctcattttataaatgaggaaactgaggccaacagactTAGATTCAAACCCTGGTTTGACTGACTGGTATCTGTGTTCCTAACCATTGCACGGTCCTGCCTTTTGTGATAGTTTATAGGCTGGTGTAGAATCATCCTATTTCTGAGGACTTTTGGAGTCCCTGGATGAGCTCATGATTGTCAGAGGTTGTGGCACGTTGAATACCTGTGTAGAGAGGGTAGATTGTATCCTTGGAGTAGGGGTAAGGGGTGTCAGCCTCAACTGGCCTAAATATACTTACAAAGTGTCCCCATCACCCAAGTCAGGGTAATTGGCAACTTCTGCCTGCCCTCAGGATGTCTGGGGTCAAAACCAGAGGGTCAGGCTGAGTGGATCAGAAGGATTGGGGCTGGCAGAGCTCAGCACAAGAGTGAAACACCAGCCCAAGAAAGTTTCTGCCACTCTTACTGGGGCTGAAGAGTACTGAGGAACTTTGGGCAAATTGagatcccccccccctttttacaTTAGAGCATACTTGCTCACTATTGGCCTGGGGATATACTTTTCCTCCCATGAACcatttatctttaataaagcTCTGCATGTGAACAGAGTGAGCACTATACAGGTCAGACCCCTATGAACAGAGGGGATCCTTGTAGGACTGATGCACAGACAGGCAGTCAGAAGCCAGGCCCTGGGTTGCCTGAGGGATGGCAGGGAGGCCACAAGCCTGTCACCATTGCAGTCAAAGCAGCCAGGCTGTCACTATCAGTTGCCAGTGTCTGCAGGGGGCTGACTCAGGGAGAGCCAGCCTGGTTGGTATCAACCAGCTGCCTGTTCTCTCAGTAGGGAGGAAGATGACTTCAGCAAAAACCAGTGTACACCTGGTCCCTTCTCAGCTTCACTTCCTCCTTCTGCACCACTGGGTACCTGGTCTCAGTTCTCTCCCTTAACTGCCCCCGCCCCTGATGACCAACCTTTCTTCACTTGGGGCATGTGCAGGAATAGCTAGTGATGAGTGGGGGGTCATGAGCTGGCAAATGTAGAGAGGCTGGTACATATTAATGGCCAGCTGGCCCACTTCCAGGCCACAAGCAGGTCCTCCTTTGCAAGATTCTGTTAGGCAGAATGTAGAGTCCCAGGCAGGAAGAAATACCCAGGTAGTCCAGAGTAAAAGCCATGTCTAGATAGTACTACAGTCACCAACCCAGAGGGGTGAATAAATACcctgggagggagaaatggatcCGCAaagatgtctcctttttctgacTGCTGAGCACCAGGCATTGTAAGAACAGACTCACACTTCAATGCCAACTTCAGAACCAGGTCCCTCCCACAAGGCTATTTCCAGATCAACCATCACCCCACACCAGTGCAGCCCCTCCCTGTTCTTGGCCAGCAGCAAAACCCAAAGTGTGTCAACTagagggcagtgggaggccaggtggaaagggaaggaagcctCTGGGAATCAGGGCAGCAGGTGGTGCTGGTATTGAAAAGTCCCTGTGGTCTGAGAAACTACAAGCCACAGAGATAACTGTCCCTGCTGAGAGACAAGCGTTGCTGTGGAAAAGTTGGAGAGAAAGCAGAATGCTCAAGCCTGGAACAGGAACTTCTTCTTGACTAAAGGAATAAGAGGAAATTAGCCATTTAAAGGTAATGTTCCCAGAACACTCCATTGTCATGTGACCCCAGGGACTCTCGAACATGCATGAGACAAATCTGTAGCAGGAAGCACATAACCAAAAACAGAGTTGTGTGAAGGAATCTGAAACTTACGGATCGCAACTTTGGGAAGCATATTGAGATGAGGTAAAGAGGTGACAAGCACAGTGGGCACACACACTGGACAAAGTGTTTGGTGGGTCAGTCTAGTAAGCCTTATCCATGGTCTCTGCCAGTTTGCAAACATTCTAGATCTCCCTAGAATTGGGCACTCAGTGGAGAGTCAGTTACAATCCAACATACAGTACACTGTCCAGCAATGCCCATCTCCAACACTTGCTCCCTTTCCATTCCCTCTCAGGCATCTTAAGCAGGGAAGGGGCTGCCCTAGAAAAGTAACGAAACATTTTCAATCGACATTCTGGTTAACCAACTCAtcatttataagttttaattAAATTCCACAGGGCCAAATAACCACAGTGTAAGAGGTAAAATCAAGTTTCTTGCAAAGCTACAGGCCCCGGCAGTTAGAGTCCAACAACCCATGAGACCCAGTTGGAAATGTCCTCCTCATATCTCACTGGCATTATTATCTTAGTGATGCTGGCCATGGAAGCTGGAGGTAGCAATTCTTCCCTCCAACCCTCAAATCCATTACTGAGTTATTAATAGGGGACCAACTCAttctggttttagcactgaaactTTGACTCCTGAGAAACCCCTcagatttggttttaaaaatgaaatgcccACATTCCCTCAGTCATAGGAAAAttaggacagttggtcaccccaAATTAAAGAACACCACAGAGAATGACTGGAAAATCTTGAAGCAGTATGTATGAGGGATTAGGGCTGAATTAAGGCCTGGTAGACATTTGTTCATAAATTAAGCaagcttttattaaaaacagagaCCGAGTTGCCCATCACTAAGCTTCCTAATGAACCCAACTTAAAGAGGCTCCCAATTTTATTGGAGAGGGGAAGTAGCATTGTTGCCATTTGTACAGCATTTTACCCTGCATGATGCACTTTCTCAAGCATGAATCATCTGGGCCCTTAGAGGGaggatttttgtcatttatcatCATAGGGAAATGGGCTcaggaaggttaagtaacttgcccaagaccacacagctgttAAGTGAAAGACACACTTGACCTCAGGTCCTCTGGCTCCAAATCAATTCTTTCTGCCACACCCAGTGTCTAAGAAGTGCTCAGAGGTTTCCTGTGGCCTGAATGGCAGTTGCAAATTCTTGAGCTGAGAAGGAATGTGATGAAATCTGTATTTTAGGATGGTTAGTTTGGAACTGGCTTGAAGAGTAAATTGGTACCATTTAGTGTGAAGTGAAAAAGCATTcagtggtatttcatttttgtttaaaaagtatgGATATAGAGTTATCCTTCAGTATGTGGGAGATTGGTTCTAGGATCTCCCTTAGACACCAAAATTCATGGATGCTCAagcccctgatataaaatggggtAGTATCTGCATATTACCAATGCATATCCTTCTGTGAACTTTAAGTCATCTTTAGataacttataatacctaatacaacggAAATGCTatggagggccagcctgtggctcactcgggagagtgtggtgctgatggcaccaaggccgcgggttcggatccctatatagggatggccggttcgctcacttgggagagcgtggtgctgacgacaccaagtcaagggttaagatccccttaccagtcatcttaaaaaaaaaaaaaaaagtaaatgctatgtaaatagttgttatacggTATTGATTAGgggataaagacaagaaaaaagtctgtatacTTTCGGTACAGACgaaagtttttttcaaatatttttgatctgtggttggttgaatctccagatgtggaacccacaaatatggagggccgactatatagaaagagataaagatcgagatatatagagagatggaaagaagactgaaaacaagtataataaaatattaataggagTTACATTTGGCCAGTGgtattatatgtatgtttttctatattttccaaatggtctgtgatggatatattttactttgataaccagaaaaaataaattttaagcgtAAATGAGTAGAAGTGTAAACAGGAAGAGCAACCAGAGGTAAAGAGCCCACACATGGATAATGCcaataaaatagatatgaaaaacagatgccaataacagaacagaagaagaaacctATGGTGTTAttccaccaagatcaagggttcggatccccgtgccagccagccaccaaaaaaacagaagaagaagcAACCTAATTGCTTGGGGGTGGATACATCTTATTTCTCACGGATTCTTACCCTCTATCTGAAAACTATGGGAGACATGCGAGTTTAGGATTATTTCAAAATCAAGTGGATATATTTGATTCAAGTTTAGAATTCCATAAGAATAGCAAGCAAGGAAAGAAGCtcactatttttcatattatggacaacaaaaaagttaacatcctaaattaactttttataatatattgcatTAGTATACAATTAACGTACAATATATATACAGCCCTGCACTGCTTAACGAAAGATCAATTCTGAGagatgtgtcattaggcaattttgtcactgTATGTACATCatggagtgtatttacacaaacctagaaggTATAGCCTAATTCACACCTAGGCCATGTGGAATAACCTACTGCTCCCAGGCTACACACCTATGCAGCATGTTACTGTAtcaaatactgtaggcaattgtaacacaatggtaagtatttgtgtatctaaacatacctAAACATGAACAAGGTAATGCTTTGTACTACTGTGAAGGTTCCGATGTCACTAGGCGATAGGAATGTTTCAGCTCCATGATAATCTATGGCACTATCATTGAGTATGTGGTCTATTGTGGGCCAAAACGTCATTGtgaggcacatgactgtatttataatgtttataatatttacaattaatatacaatatctatatattaatatacaCTATAAAcggatatgaaaaattttaacaaaactataaaagtgatggatagttaaatacttaaaaagctAGAGAGGGATTGCTGAAAGTATATAATTTTTGCATGTCATCATGTTTTATTCTTGtggtttttcaaattaaataaaatgtctcaaaGTTGTTCAATTTTAAGTGCTATATGtatacaaaacaatattgaaaatacaAAGCCATATTGAAaatcttgctgagcattgccTGTAcatcaagcactgttctaagcactctgCATATACCAGCAGAGCTCAATTAATTTCCACAACCACCGTACGGACAGGCGCTGCTATATCCCAGTTTTTGCAAAGAGGAAACTGACACTGAGAGGAAAGTGAgactcagggtcacacagagagTCAGTGGTCGAGGTAGGTTTCTCAGCTTtcctagaaagagaaaacttaggAGGAGTCACGATAACTGCCAAATATTGATGGGCTGTCAATTGCAAGAGGTGGGGGAACGAATTCTGTGACACTCTAGGTACAGatatcgaaccctggaccttggtattatcagcaccacgctctaacgaactgagctaacctgccggTCTATCAATTTGCAAACTGTTTCAAGATGTTCTTGATTCATAAAGCCCGTCCTTGGGATCCCAACCCAATGCTAACAACTCCCGATGGTAAGAAATGAAGGTACTTCTTAACAGACAGGCAGTCAGAAGATTGAAAACCCAAGTTTAATTCTTCCCTACTTGTTCTCCATACACACAAAAGATTGCATAGGATTTAGGAACAAAAGCTGGTCAACCAGCCAGGTTCTATTGTCACCTGTCTACCTAGCTCAGGCAGCAGGCTCATCGTGACCAAGCCAGGCAACCACTCCTCCCCGACAGTGACACAGGTCCCTCCCCTTGCTAACTCCCACCTACGGGTCTAGCCCAGACCTTATACACCTTCCCCTATGGCCATCCAGGCCAGCCAGGTGACTTTGTCAACTTGAAACAGTGGATGAAAAGGACTTCCACTAGGTCTGCTAGGCCACACCTTCTCTGTtgcctgcttttcctttcttgactgtctgtctgtctgtctgtctgtctgtctctctctctctctcacacacacacacacacacacacacacacacacacgcacgtgcgcGCGAACGCACCAGCTTTCAGCAGAAGAGCCAGCATCAGCATTTTGAGGCTTCTCTGGAGAAGATTTTCTGGAGCACATCTTTAGGGAAGACTCTGCTGAGCTCAGTGACAATTGCCACCCAGCCACTGACCAGATTACATTTCCTGGGTCACTTTGACCTTCTCAAAGGCCATAGTGACCAATGAGCTGACACCCTACTCTAACCCTCTCTacctcaacaaaacaaaaacaggcttGTGCCAAAATCAAAGCtaagtagggccggcccatggctcacttgagagagtgtggtactgataaccccaaggccacaggttcggatccctatatggggatggctggttagctcaattgggagagtgtggtgctgacaataccaagtcaagggttaagatccccttactggtcatctttaagaaaacaaacaaacaaacaaaaaacaacaaataaaccaaaatcaagGCTAAGTGctcatcacatgcaccaggcttCTCCAACCTAGGTCAAAAATGAGTGTGTATTTCTCACAAAGACTCACCATGAACACAATCAAGGACATATGGACTCTGGATATAGGGAAAGATCTCCCTGCCTTTCCACAGAAGAGGGATTTCTTCCACTCTAGCCTTTCCCAACCATGGGAGAGCCAACCAAGGTGGCTTCCTCTCACCACAAATATGAACCAACCATTCCTACAGGTAGAGCattagcaagaaaaacaaaactctaggggaccaaaaaactaaaactcttccagagctgctgcttttttttttttttttttttttggcagctggccagtacggggatctgaacctgtgacgttataaggctgcactctaaccaactgagctaactagctagccCCAAAACTCTTAAGAAAGACCTCGGAGCCAATTTTTGATGCTGTGGACTGTCATCTGAGTTTCTAATTCTGTGAGTAACCTGTCACCAATGTTTTATTCCAACATTCAGCGCAATTTTGGCCTCTGATTATGTTTTCAAGCAATGCAATGTAATTAAAAGTTATCATAACCTACCTCTCAGAATGTTGTTACTAACTagatctgtgatcttgggcaggtcatttccagtccctgagcctcagtttcctcattcattcactcaacaaatatttattgagaagctagtaagttccaggtactgtgctaagtgctgcagACAACAGAGATATGCAAGATATGATCCAGTTGAAGAATTTCTCACTGTATTGTTTATGTGTTAATGTAAATAACTCCTCAGGTCACTGTGTGATTAGGGCTCTAATGAAAGTCAGACAAGGTACTGGGAGGAGAGCACCTGTGTCTGGGACATTAgggtctgaaaaataaaggatTGGACTTCTAGACAAGTCTGTTACTCTAAGATTGTAACGCATTCCAGAAGGACACAGAGGCCATTTGACATTCTGCTTCAGAGAAATGTACATAACGCAGGTCCTCCACAGGTGCAGTTAAGAAGGAGTTCACCATTGGCGGCTCACCATTTGTCACCAACACCACTCTTTCAAATTGAATAGAAGTCAGATTCTCATTATCAGACTTTATATTATCCAATTCTAACATTTGATAATATCAAGGCTCTTCCAATTCGAAGGGCAGAAACACATTACAGCATATTCTTATGCCATACATATAGTTAACCAACTGATGTAGCAGACACATCACTTAGGAAGGAAAAAGACCAAACCCAGACACACCTAAAATGAATCCATCGtaagattttctttcaaataaaaccagaaataaaaccttattgaTTGTATTGCCAGGAACTCAATAGTCACCCTAAGATGCTATTAAACCACAGTCTGCTCATTGTGGCTTACAATTAACTCAAGCACCAGCTAACACTATCTAAGTCTTTAAGTACTGAAAGAAACAGGGTTATGAATTCCTGAAAGGTCAATATCAATCTTTGcaagttgttattttatttttctgcttatctgtattttctatatttactacaataaatatattttgatgctgTAATGTTTAAAACCTGGTAGGGgttattattttacaaagaataaactGTGTCCtcctctattaaaatatttattagttttttcttatcTTCCCAAGGTAGTGTGAGGAATCTGATATTGCCACATCCAGACTGGTTGGGAAGTCAATTCCATGCATAACTCACTGCttagatttctattttatcttgaaGTATAAGTCCAGGTAGAATACTAGGTTTCGCCATTCCATTTTCAATTCTTCatcatatatatctgtatatacgTTTAGTCATCATCAAA includes:
- the LOC134388390 gene encoding tubulin gamma-1 chain-like isoform X2 produces the protein MPGEIITLQLGQCGNQIGFEFWKQLCAEHGISPEGIVEEFATEGTDRKDVFFYQADDEHYIPRAVLLDLEPRVIHSILNSPYAKLYNPENIYLSEHGGGAGNNWASGFSQGEKIHEDIFDIIDREADGSDSLEGFVLCHSIAGGTGSGLGSYLLERLNDRYPKKLVQTYSVFPNQDEMSDVVVQPYNSLLTLKRLTQNADCVVVLDNTALNRIATDRLHIQNPSFSQINQLVSTFMSASTTTLRYPGYMNNNLIGLIASLIPTPRLHFLMTGYTPLTTDQSVASVRKTTVLDVMRRLLQPKNVMVSTGRDRQTNHCYIANLNIIQGEVDPTQVHKSLQRIRERKLANFIPWGPASIQVALSRKSPYLPSAHRVSGLMMANHTSISSLFERTCRQYDKLRKREAFLEQFRKEDMFKDNFNEMDTSREIVQQLIDEYHAATRPDYISWGTQEQ
- the LOC134388390 gene encoding tubulin gamma-1 chain-like isoform X1 translates to MPGEIITLQLGQCGNQIGFEFWKQLCAEHGISPEGIVEEFATEGTDRKDVFFYQADDEHYIPRAVLLDLEPRVIHSILNSPYAKLYNPENIYLSEHGGGAGNNWASGFSQGEKIHEDIFDIIDREADGSDSLECQKRVVRGFVLCHSIAGGTGSGLGSYLLERLNDRYPKKLVQTYSVFPNQDEMSDVVVQPYNSLLTLKRLTQNADCVVVLDNTALNRIATDRLHIQNPSFSQINQLVSTFMSASTTTLRYPGYMNNNLIGLIASLIPTPRLHFLMTGYTPLTTDQSVASVRKTTVLDVMRRLLQPKNVMVSTGRDRQTNHCYIANLNIIQGEVDPTQVHKSLQRIRERKLANFIPWGPASIQVALSRKSPYLPSAHRVSGLMMANHTSISSLFERTCRQYDKLRKREAFLEQFRKEDMFKDNFNEMDTSREIVQQLIDEYHAATRPDYISWGTQEQ